The genome window GCAACAGGTATGGCCACTATATTGTAACCGAATGCCCAGAATAAATTTTGATGAATCACTCGCAAGGTAAAACTGCTAAGTTGCATTGCTTCGGCAACCTTGGAAATATCCCCGTTTATCAGTGTTAAATCCGCAGTCTGCACCGCGATGTCGGTTCCCCCTCCGATGGCCAGACTGACATCGGCAGCCGCCAGAGCCGGAGCGTCGTTGACGCCATCGCCGATCATGCCGACTTTTTCGCCGCGCGCCTGTAATTCACGCACAATTTCCTGCTTCTGCTCCGGGCGGGCATGAGCGATAACCTCATCGATACCGACCAGACCGGCGATATGACGCGCAGCCGCCTCCATATCTCCGGTCACCATCAGCGTCCTTACGCGGGCGTTGCGCAACGCGGTAATCGCGTCGCGCGCATTGGCGCGCGCTTGATCCGCAATTCCGATAATAGCGGCAGGCTTGTTGTCCAACGCCATGAACACCGGAGTTTTGCCTTGATTTCCAAGACGCTGGGCATCGGCATCAAGCTCGCCGAGGTCAATATCATGCTGCTGCAACCAGACGCGATTCCCTATCAATACCTTGCTGAGACCGATAATTGCTTCTATGCCGTGACCCGGCTCACTCTGAAAACTGTCCGGCTCATTCAGAGTCAAACCGCGTTCGCGCGCATGACTAACAATAGCCTTACCCAAAAAATGCTCGGAATGCAGTTCCGCTGCCGCTGCGAACGTCAAAATCTCATCACCGGAAAGAGAAGAAAGATTGATTAAATCCGTCAACCGCGGCTTTCCTTCGGTTATGGTCCCGGTTTTATCGAACACCATTACCGTAATTTTCGACGCCATTTCAAGACTTTCACCATTGCGGATAAATATTCCACGGCGCGCCGCCTGACCGGTACCGACCATGATCGCCGCCGGCGTCGCCAGCCCGAGCGCGCAGGGACACGCGATCAACAGCACGGTTATCGCGTTGCCAAACGCGCGTGCAGGCGATGCGCCGGCCAGCAGCCAGCCAAAGAAAGTCAAAGCCGAAATAACCATCACCGAAGGTACGAAAACGGCAGAAACCCGGTCGACGGTTTTCTGTATCGGCAAGCGGCTGCTCTGCGCCTGATCGACCAGATTCACAATCCCGGCCAGCACGCTGTCCGGGCCGACAGCCTTCACGCGCACCTGCAGCGAGCCATTACCGTTGATGCAGCCACCGGTCACTGCAGCTCCCGGTTCCTTGACAACCGGCATGCTTTCGCCGGTCAGCATGGACTCATCCACGGTACTCAGACCGAACTCGACTTCGCCATCGGCCGGAATGCGCTCGCCCGGACGCACCAGCAGCAAATCGCCGACCCTGACATCGTCTATCGGCGTTACAACCTCTTCGCCATTGATCAGCACCGTAGCGGTCTGCGGCTGGAGATCTATCAATTGACGAATCGCTTCATGAGCCTGCCCACGGGCTTTTTCATCCAGATACCTTCCCATCAACACAAAAGTGACAATACCCGCCGCGGCTTCGAAATAATACTCGCGCCGGCCTATCACCAAGGCGATCAGACTGTAACCGAAAGCCGAACCGACGCCCATCGCGACCAGACTGTCCATATTGGCGGAACCTTGACGGGCCAGTTTCCATGCTTTCTCGAAAAAACTGCGTCCGCTCCAGAACACCACCGGCACCGCCAGTGCAAATTGCACCAAACCCAGCGCCAGTGAATGCGGCGCGATCATGCCGAGTATCATGGAAGGCGCGCTGAGCACGCTCGCCCACAAACAATGCTTCCATGCGCTGGAAAGGTGCGTATGTTCGCGCTCGAGCTGCATGCGCCGTTGCAGCAGACTGTCCAGAGAATGCGCGCCGTAGCCCAGCCCCCGAATACGCAGATAAAGATCTTCGCGGGTCATCCGCGCGCGCACCTGCGCCGTTTCCGTAGCATAATTGACCTTGGCGAAAACAACCTGCGGATCGCGCCTTAAATGCGTTTCTATCAGCAATGCGCACGATGCGCAGCTCATTCCTTCCAGAGCGATATTGAACTCGCGCTCAAGTTCGTCGCCGCTGGCCGTTCCGCGCGCCGCTACGGGCTGATTCTGCATGGCGCTTTCCAGACTGCCCAGCACATCGTCGAGCAAAGTCATCAACGAAGCGGACGGCAACAACTCGGGATCGAAATGAACGGCGACCGACCCTATATCCGGCACCAGCCGCACCTGTTTAATTGCCGCATGTTTGCGCAACAGGATCTCGAACAAATAGGAATAATCGGGTTTTTTGGTTAGTCCGGGCGCCAGGATACGCACACGTCGCCGTGTTTGGTGAACTACCTTGCAGTTTTCTGTTTGCCGCATTTCGCCTCCTTTATTCATCTATACATCCGTACCTTGCCGAACGAAGTCATCGTTCCACCAACGCAGCCGCACACCATCAAGCCGTAAAGCCCATGGCAGCGAAAAAGGCTGAAACACCCCGCGGGCTTTCAAATCAGGTGGACCGGACTCGCAACCATATTTGGGACAGCCCGCCTGACAAGAGCGGACCCGCAGATTCTGATGAGCGAGCCGATCAATTCAGTTTTTAGGCAGCTTGGAGCGCATCAGCAGGAATATCATGTAAATTGTCGCCATCCATTCGTAGCGGTAGAGCCACGGACGCTTAAGCCAGAGCTCGGTGATCGCATGCCAATGGGCGCGTATCAGATAGAGCACCAGGATATCCGTTAAAAAGTCGGTCAGATCGGAGTGTTTTAGAAAGCCTTTTTGCGACTTCCAGCCGAACGTGTTGCGAATGACAATTCCCAAAGCGGTCAGCGTCTCTCCAATCTCCTGATATTTGGCTCTTAACCAGCGGGATAACCCGTCAACGCCGCTCCCGTCCGGACCGGACACCAATCCGGTGCCGACAGACGCGGTACAGCAGGCTGAAGGGACGACAATCGCATCCACACCCAGAACGATGTCTTTCAATAATGCGGCTATTGCGCGCAGATCGGCGATCCCTTCGACATAGCGGATAGCCAGTTTGCGCGCCCCCGCATAAATCCGCGCGCTGGAAACGGCGGCGTGCTGCTTCAAGGCCCATTCGATGCGTCTGACGCGGTCTCCGTCGCAAAGCGACGCCGGCAGGGAAAATCGCACATAACCTTCGGCGCGATGCCGAAGGACAATCTGTTGCAAGATAGACATAGAGCCTCAAAGCCTAAAGGAAATCAACCCGCATAGGTCCATGGTCCGATCGAAAACACATTCGGATTATCCAGCCGAGGATCAAACGGCCTTGTCCTTGCCTTCTTCAAGTATATCTTCCAGATTTTCGCGCTGCTGAAGCACAAAATCCTTGCTTTTATCGGCTGCCTCATTAGCCGCCAATATAATTTCCTTACGGTATTTATGGACAGTGTACCCGACGGCGACGCCCAAACCGAAAAGCACCAGAGGGTGATGGAATATTTTGCTCATTATTGATTTTCCTGTATGTGAACCCGCCGTAACAACGGCGGCGCCGGTCGCTGCCGCGCCCCCGGCAAGATGATGAACCGTAACTGCTGACGCCGGATGCGACATTCCCGCCTTCACCAAATGAGTCATTCCATGCCCCATTGCTTCGTGAGCGGCATGCCCGGCAGCGTGCCCCATTGCGCCATGAGCGGCATGTCCCATTGCGCCATGCGCTGCGCCGTTCGCAACCGCTTTTTGTATCCCATGTATATGAGCCATAATCACTCCTGACAATCTGAAAACCGCTTGCTGGGACTTTACCCCGTCTCGTCGACGACGCAGGGATATTATACTAACCGAATCGGGAATTAGTGCAAAGCGGAGCCGAGAGCTATCGTCACTCCTTCTGATTTCAACAACAGGCGCTAAATGTCTTATCAGCAAAACAAACTGAGACGGATGCACATCTTCTCTTTAAAATCAGCCATCTGAAATCAATGACTGTATAGATCGCCCATGCGTTGATTCGCTCATGAGAAATACATTAATCCGGAAGAACGCAAAAACGACGGACACACGTAACGTATGCCGCCGTTAACATCCTTTGCTACAGGGATGGGATATAGCTGCGCCGCCGATTGATTTTATCAATGGCAGCTGAAGCTTGCCGCTACCGACTCCGAACCGTTACCGCGCCGTCCGATTGCTCGGCTTGAGGCTTTCATTAAATACATCCGCAAAGCGCCTGTCAGGCTGGGTCCCAAGCCGACCGAGGCGGCAATCGCCGGCACCAGAATCAATGAAGCAAACGCCAAGCCGGTACACACCGCCAGCGCGCTGGCATCGTAAATCGGACCGGTTGCAGCAATTTCTCTGTTACTCATAGCACTATCTCCGTCAACTGTGGTTTAGCAAGGCATTATCGCTTTATATGAAACGCTGAATTAACTTAAACAAGGTTTATGCCTGATTTCCAAGCCTATAAAAATAAACATAAATATCTGTTTGCCAACCCAGCCAAGCTGTAAAACTGAGGCATATCACACAGTCCGGGCATGCGAAATAACACACCCCGCAAATTTGAATTAAATATGTTGATAAACTGCGGGAGCCCTAGCTTGCATCGCACGCTCACCACGCGTTCCCTCCCCGCACACGCATTAGTCATCAAAAAACTTGAAATCTGCTCCTGATTAAGCTGAAATGGAGCACAGGAACAAGACCCTCCCGGCTGCGGCATAAGCCAGTTACGGGAGATTTCAAACCATCATTTTCACGGAGTTAACAGTGAGTGACAATATTTCGCACATTAACGACAACACTTTCGATGAACAGGTACTAAAAGCC of Candidatus Methylospira mobilis contains these proteins:
- a CDS encoding heavy metal translocating P-type ATPase; this translates as MNKGGEMRQTENCKVVHQTRRRVRILAPGLTKKPDYSYLFEILLRKHAAIKQVRLVPDIGSVAVHFDPELLPSASLMTLLDDVLGSLESAMQNQPVAARGTASGDELEREFNIALEGMSCASCALLIETHLRRDPQVVFAKVNYATETAQVRARMTREDLYLRIRGLGYGAHSLDSLLQRRMQLEREHTHLSSAWKHCLWASVLSAPSMILGMIAPHSLALGLVQFALAVPVVFWSGRSFFEKAWKLARQGSANMDSLVAMGVGSAFGYSLIALVIGRREYYFEAAAGIVTFVLMGRYLDEKARGQAHEAIRQLIDLQPQTATVLINGEEVVTPIDDVRVGDLLLVRPGERIPADGEVEFGLSTVDESMLTGESMPVVKEPGAAVTGGCINGNGSLQVRVKAVGPDSVLAGIVNLVDQAQSSRLPIQKTVDRVSAVFVPSVMVISALTFFGWLLAGASPARAFGNAITVLLIACPCALGLATPAAIMVGTGQAARRGIFIRNGESLEMASKITVMVFDKTGTITEGKPRLTDLINLSSLSGDEILTFAAAAELHSEHFLGKAIVSHARERGLTLNEPDSFQSEPGHGIEAIIGLSKVLIGNRVWLQQHDIDLGELDADAQRLGNQGKTPVFMALDNKPAAIIGIADQARANARDAITALRNARVRTLMVTGDMEAAARHIAGLVGIDEVIAHARPEQKQEIVRELQARGEKVGMIGDGVNDAPALAAADVSLAIGGGTDIAVQTADLTLINGDISKVAEAMQLSSFTLRVIHQNLFWAFGYNIVAIPVAAMGRLNPMVASLAMAMSSLSVVLNSLRLQKKD
- a CDS encoding cation transporter, whose translation is MSILQQIVLRHRAEGYVRFSLPASLCDGDRVRRIEWALKQHAAVSSARIYAGARKLAIRYVEGIADLRAIAALLKDIVLGVDAIVVPSACCTASVGTGLVSGPDGSGVDGLSRWLRAKYQEIGETLTALGIVIRNTFGWKSQKGFLKHSDLTDFLTDILVLYLIRAHWHAITELWLKRPWLYRYEWMATIYMIFLLMRSKLPKN